A segment of the Arachis hypogaea cultivar Tifrunner chromosome 5, arahy.Tifrunner.gnm2.J5K5, whole genome shotgun sequence genome:
TACTATACTAAAACATTAAgaggaaaatagaaaagaaaaaagagaggccTATTAATTCTGTTATTTTCGGGAAGAGTATGTTCTTCCTATCTTTTCTAAACAAATTACACTCCCACGTAAAAAGTTACAAGCTGTTATATGAAAAGTTATCACATTGAAACCATTTCTTGCATCCATACTAATGCCATGATGAGAAACAAACACTCGGAATATGGTAGTAAAGTTCTAAGAGCTAAATCTTCCCCTGAAGAAAAAAACAATAGAACAGGAAAAGAATAAATAACCTCATTTGATCAAGATCCAAGAGCAGTGCCAAGAACAAAGGAGAAGAGCTCGCGAACGGGCGAAAACTCGACGAGGGCAATGTCAACAGCATAGCCAGTAACAGGAAGCTTCAAATCCCTCAAAACAGAGAATCCTTCGGCCATTCTGGGCTTGGGAACGTGCTTGGCAACGGAGCAATGAGGGATCCAATTGTCAACGGAATAGTCAGCGGGAACCTCAACGCCTTCTTTCCTCAAGGCATCGGAGAGCTGAGAGTGGAGCTGCAAGAGGGAAAGCGTGGGAgtgggagagagaaagaggaggtTGGAGTCGCCGGAGAGAGAGccgatggaggagaaggagagggGAAGAGGCTCTTGCTTTGAAGCGAAGGGTTCGAGGATGGAGTCGAATTTGGAAGGGTCGAGGGAggaagaagggaaagagaagagagTGATGTGAGGGCGAGAG
Coding sequences within it:
- the LOC112802508 gene encoding uncharacterized protein; protein product: MSQQEYGYAIELYLDPALENQVLKAWNALARRQISTHLIDMASRPHITLFSFPSSSLDPSKFDSILEPFASKQEPLPLSFSSIGSLSGDSNLLFLSPTPTLSLLQLHSQLSDALRKEGVEVPADYSVDNWIPHCSVAKHVPKPRMAEGFSVLRDLKLPVTGYAVDIALVEFSPVRELFSFVLGTALGS